In Mesoaciditoga lauensis cd-1655R = DSM 25116, one genomic interval encodes:
- a CDS encoding endonuclease domain-containing protein, producing MVTKNKKLKVLARNLRKDMTLSETLLWQYLRKGQMLGYRFRRQEVIGNYIVDFFCRKLRLAIEIDGSSHDEKYELDMKRQREIESYGITVLRFSDKEVKENIESVLRGIEVWIRSSTLPAN from the coding sequence ATGGTTACCAAGAATAAGAAATTAAAGGTTCTTGCAAGGAATTTAAGAAAAGACATGACTTTATCCGAAACGCTATTATGGCAATATTTGAGGAAAGGTCAAATGTTAGGGTATAGATTTAGAAGGCAAGAGGTAATAGGAAATTACATCGTTGATTTCTTTTGCCGAAAATTGAGATTAGCGATAGAGATAGATGGAAGTAGTCATGATGAAAAATATGAGTTGGATATGAAAAGGCAAAGAGAGATTGAGAGTTATGGAATAACCGTTTTGAGGTTCAGTGATAAAGAGGTAAAAGAAAACATTGAAAGTGTTTTAAGAGGAATAGAAGTATGGATAAGATCATCAACCCTCCCCGCCAACTAA
- a CDS encoding NADH-quinone oxidoreductase subunit K encodes MNLDLFLSLVIMAIGISIVAVKRDLIIKLIGIGIMETGVTLSFVVLGYNGTLPPLLTLPIERVDPLPQALVITSIVVGFAVLALSLVFVLYLSSVYHTTDVVKLKKRIEKDER; translated from the coding sequence ATGAATCTCGATCTTTTTCTTTCATTGGTGATAATGGCAATAGGCATAAGCATTGTAGCCGTTAAAAGAGACTTGATAATAAAGCTTATAGGGATTGGCATAATGGAAACGGGGGTAACTTTATCGTTCGTTGTGTTGGGATACAACGGCACTTTACCGCCACTTCTCACTTTACCTATTGAAAGGGTTGATCCCTTGCCTCAAGCGTTGGTTATCACTTCCATAGTGGTTGGATTCGCCGTCTTGGCTTTGTCGCTGGTTTTCGTGCTCTATCTTTCAAGCGTTTATCATACCACCGATGTGGTAAAGCTTAAAAAGAGGATAGAAAAAGATGAGCGCTGA
- a CDS encoding flagellin, giving the protein MRIDHNIPALQAWMSVRNTQSEMQTSIQRLSTGYRINSAADDAAGYAIVEKMMGQISGLNTAIQNSQNAISAIQTASGALDQTQSILQRMRELAVEAANDTNTTSDRQQIQKEVNQLIGQIDQIRNTTQFNTQTLLNGNLNKVDENGTATLVNPSNTITGAQLDAGKISGNTTLTINTIETGTASAANAVQVYYQGNLLNTGTTSGSAVVESGAVNISGVSMTTSSGVVTTNGQLKIEVKTGSSSTDDKIYVSFNGSNISTVSMTSISSGTGTLNITAGGANFNVTITGLGSSVGTASFSTSSTELSSPVAQGTVDLSNNYVSLDGNTLSVNLSGGSANGGSTVKVDLTGMASSPSVYTTESKSSYQLVDSGAIRLDKGTSQNNDMVFQVGANQSQTIQLGINDMGAQALGLETTVEPAKNADSLKIGDSGYYSTIDVTTKEGAQSAITLVDNAIQVVSTESAKLGAIQNRLTHITHNLQTASTNLTSAQSTIKDVDMAKEMMTFSKQQILLQSSMAMLAQANSNPQQVLRLFR; this is encoded by the coding sequence ATGAGGATTGATCACAACATACCCGCTTTACAAGCGTGGATGAGTGTAAGAAACACACAAAGCGAAATGCAGACATCCATTCAAAGGTTGTCGACAGGCTATCGTATCAACAGCGCGGCGGATGACGCTGCGGGATACGCGATAGTCGAAAAGATGATGGGACAGATCAGCGGTTTAAACACAGCTATACAGAACTCGCAAAATGCTATATCCGCAATACAGACAGCATCTGGAGCACTGGATCAAACGCAGTCGATTCTTCAAAGGATGAGGGAATTGGCAGTTGAAGCTGCGAACGACACCAATACGACATCTGATAGGCAACAGATACAAAAAGAAGTCAACCAACTCATAGGGCAGATTGACCAGATTAGAAATACAACGCAGTTCAACACGCAAACTTTATTGAATGGTAATCTTAACAAAGTTGATGAAAACGGGACAGCTACACTTGTTAATCCTTCTAATACCATTACAGGTGCGCAACTAGATGCTGGAAAAATATCTGGTAACACAACTCTTACCATCAACACAATAGAAACAGGCACAGCGAGTGCCGCTAATGCGGTGCAAGTTTATTATCAAGGAAACTTATTGAATACCGGTACAACATCCGGAAGTGCTGTCGTAGAGTCTGGCGCGGTCAATATTTCAGGTGTTAGTATGACAACTAGTTCAGGAGTTGTCACTACGAATGGCCAGCTGAAAATAGAAGTGAAAACCGGAAGCTCATCTACTGATGACAAAATTTATGTTTCATTTAATGGTAGTAATATATCTACTGTTTCTATGACAAGCATTTCCAGCGGAACGGGAACGCTTAATATAACTGCCGGTGGAGCAAATTTCAATGTTACAATAACAGGTCTTGGTTCTTCAGTAGGAACAGCATCTTTCTCAACATCATCAACAGAGTTGTCAAGCCCTGTTGCTCAGGGTACCGTTGATCTCAGCAATAATTATGTTTCTCTTGATGGAAACACCTTAAGTGTTAATCTTTCTGGTGGTTCTGCTAATGGTGGCTCAACAGTTAAAGTGGATCTCACGGGAATGGCTTCAAGCCCCTCTGTTTACACGACAGAATCAAAGAGTTCCTATCAACTAGTTGACAGTGGAGCTATAAGACTTGATAAAGGAACCTCGCAAAACAACGACATGGTCTTCCAGGTAGGGGCCAACCAATCTCAAACGATTCAGCTTGGTATCAATGACATGGGCGCTCAAGCGCTTGGACTTGAAACAACTGTAGAACCTGCCAAAAATGCCGATTCATTAAAGATAGGAGATAGTGGCTATTATTCAACAATTGACGTGACAACAAAAGAAGGAGCACAATCCGCCATAACGTTAGTTGACAATGCCATTCAAGTTGTGTCTACAGAATCAGCAAAACTTGGTGCCATCCAGAACAGGTTGACACACATAACACACAACTTGCAGACGGCATCGACAAACTTGACATCCGCACAATCGACGATAAAAGATGTAGATATGGCGAAGGAAATGATGACATTCTCGAAACAACAGATACTGTTACAATCTTCGATGGCGATGCTGGCGCAAGCGAACTCGAATCCACAACAAGTGTTGAGGCTGTTCAGATAA
- a CDS encoding O-antigen ligase family protein: MHFSLREYYIRSDFFYTFISIIIFGTLSIFSLIVPNNILFVYELMLFTLGFLHILSVVDNLAWMPFAMTHTVFANGFAIPLAITSARIAFNFPFALPNFLIFVLLMIWWASVLFHFFISESFVFSYLGGIERQMGMMFRFTIPIYLFASWQIFKFISPTFLFVVFIVGGIVETAVVTLQFLDEEKYIKFPFSYLKSIGFRRYTGTISNPIPVANFLLTVLPLTLALYKPNYEFIFFIISYLVISWGLMLSHGRGSYLATGLMTLLEIIYFLLTPMPTYMAAIAITTVIFPPIYYLFTPQGKVTKNKLKDVVDFAKRKVFKSKISSKSNGEGGEERKPESSNVNRAFLWREARRAFKESPFLGYGISNIARALRRKFSRKSASYFMTQVADRAHNHYLDLLVEGGITHLLIYLALVSVAIYSSIISGMPWIAIAIAGYSFDLLFSFPLQINYLVLMTIVSISMGMGTTFKPFVGYILLASIIVYLLDLYFSSRDNLAMRYVQLSSSARSQGDIKVAIDSALSALKTAPFEQRLFTQASNLLKELSATGKLKLEDLYAFRIWFNASKGFIIKTCEAPDVPFSTMAMVYAVVFGATKDKNYGNECWSLIKNSLKMNPSSLEARRALFTLLTILANIHLQNKENRQALMNFKQAEAVLNRIIEDFLNAPGANYDLENPFWQAYFDILKKLEMYEKLQKYFDIYKKRFEAVLFTYDIFTKISKVFNTPVAWTVINTQGTRFLHPVNTVLGPLAKRVWKFSHGRNAELYLTVGKDAKVSEDSLRPFIEEFKKQKWWTYWKDEGFVG; the protein is encoded by the coding sequence TTGCATTTTAGCTTAAGGGAATATTACATCCGTTCGGATTTTTTCTACACCTTTATTTCCATAATCATCTTTGGAACGCTTTCTATTTTCTCTCTAATAGTTCCAAACAACATTTTGTTTGTCTACGAACTTATGCTTTTCACGCTGGGATTTTTGCATATACTTTCAGTTGTTGACAATCTGGCGTGGATGCCATTTGCTATGACGCACACCGTTTTTGCGAACGGTTTTGCCATCCCTTTGGCTATAACCTCAGCGCGAATCGCTTTTAATTTTCCATTTGCCCTTCCAAATTTTCTCATTTTCGTTTTGTTGATGATTTGGTGGGCAAGTGTGCTTTTCCACTTTTTTATCAGTGAATCTTTTGTGTTTTCGTACCTCGGGGGCATAGAACGTCAAATGGGAATGATGTTCCGTTTTACCATTCCGATTTATCTTTTCGCTTCATGGCAAATTTTCAAATTTATTTCTCCAACTTTTTTGTTTGTTGTCTTCATTGTGGGAGGAATTGTCGAAACAGCCGTTGTAACTTTACAATTTCTGGATGAAGAAAAGTACATAAAGTTTCCATTTTCTTATTTGAAATCTATAGGTTTTAGAAGGTATACGGGTACCATTTCAAATCCCATACCAGTTGCGAATTTTCTTTTAACGGTGCTGCCGCTAACGTTGGCGCTTTACAAACCAAATTACGAATTCATATTCTTTATCATATCTTACCTTGTGATAAGTTGGGGGCTCATGTTATCGCATGGAAGAGGATCTTATTTGGCGACTGGTTTAATGACTTTGCTGGAGATAATCTATTTTTTGTTGACACCGATGCCCACATACATGGCGGCCATAGCCATCACTACCGTGATTTTCCCGCCAATTTATTACCTCTTCACCCCTCAAGGAAAAGTTACTAAGAACAAGTTAAAAGATGTTGTGGACTTTGCGAAGCGAAAAGTTTTTAAATCGAAGATTTCTTCGAAATCAAATGGAGAAGGTGGAGAAGAGCGTAAGCCGGAATCTTCAAACGTCAACAGGGCATTTCTTTGGAGAGAAGCCAGGAGGGCTTTCAAGGAATCACCTTTTCTTGGATATGGGATCTCCAACATAGCGAGGGCGTTGAGAAGAAAGTTTTCACGCAAATCCGCGAGTTACTTCATGACGCAAGTGGCAGATAGAGCGCACAACCATTATCTTGATTTGTTGGTGGAAGGCGGAATAACTCACTTGTTGATTTATCTCGCTTTGGTGAGCGTGGCGATTTATTCTTCCATTATAAGCGGAATGCCGTGGATTGCCATCGCGATTGCAGGTTATTCGTTTGATTTGCTTTTTTCTTTCCCACTTCAAATAAATTATCTTGTTTTGATGACGATCGTTTCCATTTCAATGGGAATGGGCACGACTTTTAAACCGTTTGTCGGATACATCCTTTTGGCATCGATCATTGTGTACCTTTTGGATCTTTACTTTTCATCTCGCGACAATTTGGCTATGAGATACGTTCAGCTTTCATCTTCTGCGAGAAGTCAAGGAGACATAAAGGTTGCCATAGATTCGGCACTTTCAGCTTTAAAAACGGCTCCGTTTGAACAGAGACTTTTTACTCAAGCGTCCAATCTGCTGAAAGAGCTTTCCGCAACTGGAAAGCTTAAGCTTGAAGATCTTTACGCTTTCAGGATATGGTTCAACGCTTCGAAGGGATTCATCATCAAAACATGTGAAGCGCCCGATGTTCCATTTTCCACTATGGCAATGGTGTATGCGGTGGTTTTTGGAGCTACAAAAGATAAAAATTATGGAAATGAATGCTGGTCTTTGATTAAAAATTCTCTTAAGATGAATCCTTCTTCTTTGGAAGCCAGAAGAGCACTTTTCACGTTGCTCACAATTTTAGCAAACATACATTTGCAAAATAAGGAAAACAGACAGGCACTGATGAACTTCAAGCAGGCTGAAGCGGTACTCAACAGAATAATAGAAGATTTTCTCAACGCGCCGGGTGCGAATTATGATTTAGAAAATCCCTTCTGGCAAGCTTATTTTGATATCCTTAAGAAACTTGAGATGTATGAAAAACTTCAAAAGTATTTTGATATTTACAAGAAACGCTTCGAAGCCGTTCTTTTCACTTACGATATTTTCACAAAGATCTCTAAGGTTTTCAACACACCAGTCGCGTGGACAGTTATCAACACTCAAGGAACGAGGTTTTTGCATCCTGTTAATACCGTTTTAGGCCCGTTGGCAAAAAGAGTTTGGAAGTTTTCACATGGAAGAAACGCGGAACTCTATTTAACTGTTGGGAAGGATGCAAAAGTTTCTGAAGATTCGTTGAGACCGTTCATAGAAGAGTTCAAAAAACAGAAATGGTGGACGTATTGGAAAGACGAAGGTTTTGTGGGGTAA
- a CDS encoding AEC family transporter, translating into MTYKMLSYFSIIALGYFLKKIGFLNEKDGGILSHLIIYVTLPVVIVEAITKVKLQPSLLFLTLFGAIAAFFILTFGLTFFSKSKLPPKTKGSLSLTLCGLNLAIFAYPFAQVMWSNRGLTYMAMFDIGNALIIYTLGYSVALKYSSEGFNARAVVKKLVTFPPLIAFELALILNFGNIVVPYAVYNMISPVSSANAFLSMITIGIYLDFKKITREFKYMMEGMVLKYAVGLGVGIGLWYLSRLIAPNDHVASTIVFVSSLMPTPLLSLIYSIERKLDPEVAGGMVTMTVVVSSVILLFLA; encoded by the coding sequence ATGACTTACAAGATGCTTTCTTATTTTTCAATAATAGCGTTGGGATATTTTTTGAAAAAGATCGGATTTTTGAACGAAAAAGATGGAGGCATCCTTTCGCATCTCATCATATATGTCACTTTGCCAGTGGTGATAGTTGAGGCTATAACGAAGGTTAAGCTTCAGCCTTCGCTTTTGTTTTTAACGCTTTTTGGTGCTATAGCGGCTTTTTTTATCCTCACTTTCGGTTTAACGTTCTTTTCTAAATCAAAACTTCCTCCAAAAACAAAAGGCTCGCTTTCTCTCACGTTGTGCGGTTTGAATTTGGCGATATTCGCTTACCCTTTCGCTCAGGTTATGTGGTCAAACAGAGGCCTAACTTACATGGCGATGTTTGATATAGGTAACGCTTTGATAATTTACACGCTTGGTTATTCTGTGGCGCTGAAATATTCGTCCGAAGGTTTTAACGCAAGGGCGGTTGTGAAGAAGTTGGTAACTTTTCCGCCGTTGATAGCTTTCGAACTTGCTTTGATTTTGAATTTTGGAAATATCGTAGTTCCATATGCCGTTTACAACATGATTTCCCCAGTTAGTTCTGCAAACGCTTTTTTGTCTATGATCACGATAGGTATTTATCTTGATTTCAAGAAGATAACGCGTGAATTCAAATACATGATGGAAGGAATGGTGTTGAAATATGCCGTGGGCCTTGGTGTTGGAATTGGCCTTTGGTATCTTTCACGCCTCATTGCCCCAAACGATCATGTGGCTTCAACGATAGTTTTTGTAAGCTCGCTCATGCCCACGCCACTGCTTTCTTTGATCTATTCCATTGAGAGAAAACTCGATCCGGAAGTAGCTGGTGGTATGGTAACCATGACGGTTGTCGTTAGCTCGGTAATTTTACTCTTTTTGGCTTGA
- a CDS encoding DMT family transporter, with product MLKGYLYTYAAIAIFSSLEVSSKLTTVSMPPLVLWFFRMVFGILVLFPFVKFRKLKNLSKVDWINMAWLGSVTVGIGVSLFHIGLYHVGASEVAIITSSNPLFVLLFSKLIYKEKFKLRVYIGMGLGFLGVIMVAYKPGHFFTSFYSLCILVSAILFAIYTVLGRKISRKTSSSTLNFFAFIFGMFTVLIILFLIHEPIILPLKEIWNVLYLGMVVTGLAYVLFFQGVKIVGASLGSMAFFVKPWLASLLAFFILREEFTILKIFGGILMAVALIIAYWPGKKELVRKGR from the coding sequence ATGTTAAAGGGATACTTGTATACCTACGCTGCCATTGCCATCTTTTCGTCGTTGGAGGTTTCATCCAAACTCACGACGGTTAGCATGCCGCCCCTTGTTTTATGGTTTTTCAGGATGGTTTTCGGGATTCTGGTGCTTTTTCCATTTGTTAAATTCAGGAAATTGAAAAACCTTTCAAAAGTCGATTGGATAAACATGGCGTGGCTGGGAAGCGTCACGGTGGGAATTGGTGTAAGCCTCTTTCACATAGGTTTGTACCATGTGGGTGCGAGCGAAGTTGCCATAATCACAAGTTCCAATCCTTTGTTTGTTTTACTCTTTTCAAAGTTAATATACAAAGAGAAATTCAAATTAAGGGTTTACATAGGAATGGGGCTTGGATTTCTGGGCGTTATCATGGTGGCGTACAAGCCGGGGCATTTTTTCACCAGTTTTTATTCTTTATGTATACTTGTTTCTGCCATACTATTTGCGATTTACACCGTTCTTGGAAGAAAGATATCACGAAAGACTTCAAGCTCCACCTTGAATTTCTTCGCGTTTATCTTCGGAATGTTCACCGTTTTGATAATTCTTTTTTTAATTCATGAGCCTATAATCCTTCCGTTAAAAGAGATTTGGAATGTGCTTTATCTTGGAATGGTGGTAACTGGTCTGGCTTATGTGCTGTTTTTTCAAGGTGTAAAAATCGTCGGTGCGAGTTTAGGTTCGATGGCATTTTTCGTGAAACCATGGTTGGCCTCACTTTTGGCATTTTTCATATTGAGAGAAGAATTCACCATTTTAAAGATATTTGGGGGTATCTTGATGGCCGTGGCGTTGATAATAGCGTATTGGCCTGGTAAGAAAGAGCTGGTGAGGAAAGGCAGATAG
- a CDS encoding proton-conducting transporter membrane subunit has translation MSADLVLSPIVLAVFFGTLRIFTRKRWMTWIEILSLSILTAYILYSQVFTTFVVGGWSSAIGVEARYDSTSFWFILSLLTVWISVKARFEKWDNTMDSLMDYLFASLYALFISNDLFNMYVTIELTSLVSFLMVGYGKKPARIWAALKYMFLSSIALAFYLFGTILLYSETGVLSIGALQDEKLSAFALMFVVMALLVKSGVLGLSAWLIDVHSMSETPVSMLLSGAAVNAGLFGMVRIYPLLPQKLKEFVVIVGLFSAFVGGIYAFFEKRPKRVLAFSTTSQMGIAVAMLSLSPLASALYAFAHSNAKALLFSRNGKFSTIVGALSLIGIPPLAGYFAKMNFEEAFPTLSLLAVFLTSMYLVKLFKGLKWKFSPFEFLLEGALLSLCFFMPFGGASIFKILIAAVAGATAGFLIGKKAALPPLKDVFGLEEGIAYQLWALVIMAFVIMA, from the coding sequence ATGAGCGCTGATCTCGTGCTTTCTCCGATAGTATTAGCAGTTTTTTTTGGAACTTTAAGGATTTTCACTAGGAAGAGATGGATGACATGGATAGAAATTTTATCTCTTTCCATTTTGACCGCTTACATTTTGTATTCGCAGGTTTTTACAACCTTCGTTGTTGGTGGCTGGAGTTCGGCTATAGGTGTTGAAGCGAGGTACGATTCGACTTCTTTTTGGTTTATACTTTCCCTTCTTACAGTGTGGATCAGCGTCAAAGCGCGCTTTGAAAAATGGGACAACACTATGGATTCCTTGATGGACTATCTCTTCGCTTCACTTTACGCATTGTTCATTTCCAACGATCTGTTCAACATGTACGTGACCATAGAGCTTACTTCTTTGGTATCTTTTCTAATGGTTGGTTATGGCAAAAAACCGGCGCGGATTTGGGCAGCGTTGAAGTACATGTTTTTGAGTTCAATAGCTTTGGCTTTTTATCTTTTCGGCACGATACTTTTGTATTCCGAAACGGGAGTACTTTCCATTGGCGCTTTGCAGGACGAAAAGCTTTCCGCTTTTGCGTTGATGTTTGTGGTGATGGCACTGTTGGTGAAAAGCGGGGTTTTGGGATTAAGTGCTTGGCTTATAGACGTACATTCTATGTCAGAAACGCCGGTTTCAATGCTACTTTCGGGAGCGGCTGTGAACGCCGGGCTTTTTGGGATGGTGAGAATCTATCCACTTCTCCCGCAAAAATTGAAAGAGTTCGTCGTAATTGTTGGGCTTTTTTCCGCGTTTGTCGGAGGAATTTACGCTTTTTTTGAAAAAAGGCCCAAAAGAGTGTTGGCTTTTTCCACAACTTCCCAGATGGGTATAGCTGTAGCCATGCTAAGCCTTTCGCCGTTGGCCTCTGCGTTGTACGCTTTTGCCCATTCAAATGCAAAGGCGCTGCTTTTTTCCAGGAACGGAAAATTCTCTACCATTGTAGGCGCACTTTCTTTAATTGGAATTCCACCGTTGGCTGGATATTTTGCGAAGATGAATTTTGAAGAAGCTTTTCCAACTTTATCCCTTTTAGCCGTTTTCTTAACTTCAATGTACCTTGTGAAGTTGTTTAAAGGCTTGAAGTGGAAGTTTTCTCCTTTTGAATTCTTGCTTGAGGGGGCGCTTTTGTCGTTATGCTTTTTCATGCCCTTTGGGGGTGCTTCAATATTCAAAATATTGATAGCGGCAGTTGCCGGGGCAACCGCAGGATTTTTAATTGGAAAAAAGGCGGCTTTGCCGCCTTTGAAGGATGTATTCGGTTTGGAAGAGGGAATCGCTTACCAGTTATGGGCCCTCGTGATAATGGCTTTTGTGATCATGGCTTAG
- a CDS encoding MnhB domain-containing protein, translating to MKVRNLFVVSIVLSLIILLVFAYFVKISPHNANHYPLATQMYDGSANIVSAIYLNFRLYDTLFELLIFSVAITGVSFYAKRIKESGEINTDKSTLIRFELLAFGIIIVGWGAYTAITGHLQPGGAFSGGAISASGIVILTMALGSSRVHALTENLKLEFLENLVIFVVLVYVIFGNIHGGFFSPGFFVGKIGNFFSGRGAILLNSSIGFKVFVGAWIIFYEFSKRKESI from the coding sequence ATGAAGGTAAGAAATCTTTTCGTTGTTAGCATCGTTTTATCTTTAATAATCTTACTTGTATTTGCGTATTTCGTAAAGATATCTCCCCATAACGCAAATCACTATCCTCTGGCAACGCAAATGTATGACGGCAGCGCGAACATAGTCAGCGCGATATACTTGAATTTCAGGCTTTACGATACCCTTTTCGAACTTTTGATATTTTCAGTTGCCATAACCGGTGTTTCGTTTTACGCAAAGAGGATAAAGGAAAGTGGAGAAATCAATACCGACAAATCCACGCTGATACGTTTTGAGCTTCTTGCGTTTGGAATAATCATAGTTGGTTGGGGTGCTTACACCGCGATCACAGGACACCTTCAACCGGGAGGAGCGTTTAGCGGGGGAGCCATTTCCGCAAGTGGAATAGTCATTTTAACGATGGCGCTCGGCTCTTCAAGGGTTCACGCCTTGACGGAAAATTTGAAGTTGGAATTCCTTGAAAATCTCGTCATCTTTGTGGTGTTAGTTTATGTGATATTTGGGAATATACATGGAGGCTTTTTCTCTCCGGGGTTTTTTGTTGGCAAAATAGGGAATTTTTTCAGCGGTAGGGGTGCCATCCTTTTAAATTCTTCTATAGGATTTAAGGTTTTTGTAGGAGCGTGGATCATCTTTTACGAATTTTCAAAGAGAAAGGAAAGCATATGA
- a CDS encoding monovalent cation/H(+) antiporter subunit G, translating to MEIIKGILIGFSLFLIIVGTLAGTFMKNYYVRLHFISVADTVGGATLLITFGIFSSHHFAYLLLAAVVILQGPAITHLLARGAIHDKINVEEDRWHSHKR from the coding sequence ATGGAAATAATCAAAGGAATACTCATCGGGTTTTCTCTGTTTTTGATAATCGTGGGAACGTTGGCTGGAACGTTCATGAAAAATTATTACGTTCGCCTTCACTTCATAAGTGTGGCTGATACGGTTGGCGGAGCTACCCTTTTGATCACTTTTGGTATTTTTTCTTCACATCATTTTGCCTACTTGTTGTTGGCGGCCGTGGTTATACTTCAAGGCCCCGCTATAACGCATCTTTTGGCAAGGGGAGCGATTCACGATAAGATAAATGTGGAGGAAGACAGATGGCATTCACACAAACGTTGA
- a CDS encoding cyclase family protein, which produces MRLDFSRIIDLSHKISNDMPIWPGDPSTHISQFKHEKYVVEEICMGSHTGTHMGTPFHFGFDKRVSDFDANALFVSSVVMDISAHGKGFVLKRNDVEKWEEKFGNVNVQAVLLRTGQSNLWDNPDMYFTNYGGFGVDAIDFLTKKGVKVFGTDAPGIDPWNDEEFLANCEIFKNGGVHLENLTNLDKLPLDRSFWIFIGALKINAGGSPARVVAFI; this is translated from the coding sequence TTTTCACGTATCATCGATCTCTCGCACAAAATTTCAAATGACATGCCGATTTGGCCAGGTGATCCTTCAACGCATATTTCGCAATTTAAGCATGAAAAATACGTTGTTGAAGAGATTTGCATGGGAAGCCACACGGGCACACACATGGGAACTCCCTTTCATTTCGGTTTTGATAAACGCGTGAGCGATTTTGATGCGAACGCTCTCTTTGTTTCTTCTGTCGTTATGGATATTTCCGCCCACGGAAAAGGATTCGTTTTGAAAAGGAATGATGTTGAAAAATGGGAAGAGAAATTCGGGAATGTGAACGTGCAGGCGGTTTTGTTGAGAACGGGTCAGTCAAATTTATGGGACAATCCAGATATGTATTTTACGAATTACGGTGGATTTGGTGTTGATGCGATAGATTTTTTAACGAAAAAGGGGGTAAAGGTTTTTGGAACGGATGCGCCTGGAATAGATCCGTGGAATGATGAAGAATTTCTTGCAAATTGTGAGATTTTCAAAAACGGTGGAGTTCATCTGGAAAATTTGACGAATTTGGACAAGTTGCCATTAGATAGATCCTTTTGGATCTTCATAGGAGCTTTGAAAATAAATGCTGGCGGTTCGCCGGCAAGGGTAGTGGCTTTCATATGA
- a CDS encoding Na(+)/H(+) antiporter subunit B, with product MAFTQTLIFVIIGFAASVLFLKDRVSAVLTYGAISVVAVVAFSLYAAPDVALAEASIGLIFTLFLYMVTLQHREKLWFGLIEVDKSLDALEKAIIEDYCKTHDLDLRLVRVKENEVLEMLSSGRIEVAGAAFLNTFEIPDVRMTDGFLETKVLTFGTPSSTQNSFKTMGEFKKRIMNFKKGSDGGFRIDLIRYISLPFLSREMPQPNSEEKGVFYAFGVVADEEERLRSLNDYLKEIRENGKLKSMVERYVR from the coding sequence ATGGCATTCACACAAACGTTGATATTCGTGATAATTGGTTTTGCGGCATCCGTTCTCTTTTTAAAAGATAGAGTTTCTGCCGTTTTAACCTATGGTGCCATTTCAGTAGTTGCCGTGGTGGCCTTTTCTTTATATGCCGCTCCAGATGTTGCCCTTGCAGAAGCCTCTATAGGGCTTATCTTCACTTTGTTTTTGTACATGGTTACCCTTCAACACAGGGAGAAACTATGGTTTGGGTTGATAGAGGTTGATAAATCCCTTGATGCTCTTGAAAAGGCGATCATTGAGGATTACTGTAAAACACACGATCTTGATCTTAGGCTGGTCAGGGTAAAGGAGAACGAAGTTTTAGAAATGCTTAGCAGTGGGAGAATAGAAGTGGCAGGTGCGGCGTTTTTAAACACTTTTGAAATTCCAGACGTAAGGATGACGGATGGTTTCTTAGAAACTAAAGTGCTCACATTTGGGACTCCTTCTTCGACACAAAATTCTTTCAAAACTATGGGAGAATTTAAAAAAAGGATTATGAATTTTAAAAAAGGTAGTGATGGAGGATTTCGTATCGATCTGATAAGATATATCTCTTTGCCTTTTTTGAGCAGAGAAATGCCACAGCCAAATTCGGAAGAAAAAGGCGTTTTTTACGCTTTTGGAGTGGTTGCAGATGAAGAAGAGCGGTTGAGATCTTTAAACGACTATTTGAAAGAAATAAGAGAAAACGGAAAACTTAAAAGCATGGTGGAAAGGTATGTAAGATGA